The Candidatus Cloacimonadota bacterium genomic interval CTAAAACAAGGTGGGGCAAGGATGAGTGCTGCTATTTTGGTTCCGATGATCTTTCTTTGGATTATAATTTTTGGTCTTATTTTTTTAAAACTCATTTCAAAACCACATATTTAAATAAGTATGAGCCAACTCAATGTAATAAAAAAAACATTACACTTAAAAGTAAAAATGGACAATAAAGAAGGGATTTTAACTTCTCCCTTCTCTCTTTTCCCTTTTCATATAAAGTACTTCATTTATTTTATAGTTATTTTATTTCTTACAACCAACTGTTTTGCACAAAAAAAAGTAGTTGCCGAGGAATTCTTAATAGATCCTCCCACTTTCCACTGTCTCGGTTTCAGATGGATAATTACCGGAGACAGTAACGCAAACGCAACAGTCGTAGTTAAATACAGAGAAATTGGTACTGTCGAATGGAAAGTAGCCCTACCGTTATTGAGGATTGATGAGGATGTTGTTAATAAAGATTTTGAAAGTTTTAAAACGGGGAATCTTTTTGCGGGAAGTATTCTTAATCTTCGAGCAAACACGAGCTATGATGCCAGCTTTGTGCTGAGCGATCCAGATGGTGGATATGCTGAAAAAATCATTCAGGTTTCCACCTTGCAACCCCAAACAGAATTTTCTCCGGATCAAATTATTCATCTCTACCCGCAAAATTATCGTTTTACCGAGAAAAGCCCGAGTTTTCATTCTCTCACACTTGCAATAGAATCTTCATACCCGGGAACTTTAATCTTGGTTCATCCCGGAATATATTCGGGAAATTATGAAATTGAAAAAAGCGGGTGCAAAAATTATCCCATCATAATTCGCGGAACAGATAGAGAGAAAGTTATTTTTGATGGAAATGGGACAGATGGAAAATTATTTACACTGCCGGGACAAGATTATATTCATTTCGAAAATCTAACTCTCCGCAATGCTCATACAGCCATCAAAGCAAACGGTTCAAACGGGTTGGTTGTAAAAAACTGCCATATTTACGACGTTCACTACGGAATTATTTCTTTTGCCCAATCGAAAAATTGGTTAATTTCCAACAATCTTATTGAAGGAAGAGTAAAAAAGTGGTTCGAGCGAGATAACGTAAAGCAAGAATATTCCACTCCTACCGGAATCGTGGTTCAAGGAACAAGGCATATTGTTTGTTATAATACAATTCACGATTTTTGGGATTGCCTCACAATTCATAACCTTGATTCGCCGGGAACATGGGAAAACCCCTTAAATATGTGTATTGATTTTTATAATAATAAATTATATAATGCTGCGGATGATTGTATGGAGTTAGATTTTGGATATCATAATATTAGAGCATGGAATAATCAAATAATGAATTCTCACGTGGGAATAAGTACCCAACCTATTTACGGCGGTCCCGCCTATATTTTCCGAAACTTTGTCTATAATTCTCGGATTCCTCTCAAACTTCACAATTGGCCTTCCGGGCTTTTCATCTTCAACAATACTTTTATTAGTTCTCAAAAAGCATTTTGGTCAGATCCCATTTGGCAGAATGCAAAAATTATGAATAATCTTTTTTTGGGAATCCAATCCTATGCTTTTGCATCCGGCTCACCGGATTCAAGAACTTTTTTGGATTATAACGGCTATTATAAAATACCAAATGCAAAATATTTAATTAAATGGAGTAGCGATAATCGGAAATCGTGGGGAAGATATTCCAATCTGCAGGAATTTTATAACGAGACCGGTAATGAATTGCATGGGATTATGGTTGATTATAATGAGTTTGCTAATCTATCCCGCCCGATCGAAAATAAAACTTATAAAACCGCGGGAATCAAATGTAAATTATCCCAAAATGCTCGGTCTGTAAATAGTGGAATTATAGTGCCGAATATTACCGATAACTTTATAGGATCATCACCGGATATCGGATGTTTGGAATTTGGTGATACATCTCCCCATTTTGGTTGTTTCCGGGAAAAATAAAAAACTATTTCTGCTTTTTTCGAATTGTAAAAAGAATCGCCCTATTCTTCCGAAATTTTATTCACTTCAGATTTCTTTATGGTGGGTTCTTCGGGTTTATTTGCACTTTTATACTTATTGATAGCGTTGGAAACATCCAGCAAACTAAATAATTCTGTCTTATTTGCCATATCTTCCAATTCTTGCGACAATTCCAAAACAGTTTCACGTTGGTTCCTCAATTTATGAGCAAGCATGTCTCTGGTATTTATTCGCTTCTCATCTCTGAGCCTAAACTTCTGAATTTCTTCAATGGCAGCGGGTTTCACCTCAAAATTAAGATATTTCTGACTATTCTTCATAAACGGGTCAATTCTATACATATAAAATTCTACATTAGCTGAATTTCGCATTTCTTCAACAAGTTCGGGACGCGGTCCGATTTTTTTATCTTTAAATGTAAGCCACCAATTTGTTGTTGTCTTGTCCGTAAGCATTAATATGGGCTTATAAGTGGCTTTGGCTTTATCCATGATTTGCATCCAAACTATCAGGTCGTGATATTTTTTAGCATCAAATTTTTCGTTTGGGATTATCCCAGGTGGCATCCCCTTTTTTGTTCGTCCCACTCCCTTTTTATAAATTTCCTCAAGTTGTTCATCCGTGTAACGTGCTCCAACTTTTCTGCTCAGCAGTTCGGAAATTGTAGCTTTCAACTCATCATTCTCAAACAGTGAAAGGTAT includes:
- a CDS encoding right-handed parallel beta-helix repeat-containing protein: MDNKEGILTSPFSLFPFHIKYFIYFIVILFLTTNCFAQKKVVAEEFLIDPPTFHCLGFRWIITGDSNANATVVVKYREIGTVEWKVALPLLRIDEDVVNKDFESFKTGNLFAGSILNLRANTSYDASFVLSDPDGGYAEKIIQVSTLQPQTEFSPDQIIHLYPQNYRFTEKSPSFHSLTLAIESSYPGTLILVHPGIYSGNYEIEKSGCKNYPIIIRGTDREKVIFDGNGTDGKLFTLPGQDYIHFENLTLRNAHTAIKANGSNGLVVKNCHIYDVHYGIISFAQSKNWLISNNLIEGRVKKWFERDNVKQEYSTPTGIVVQGTRHIVCYNTIHDFWDCLTIHNLDSPGTWENPLNMCIDFYNNKLYNAADDCMELDFGYHNIRAWNNQIMNSHVGISTQPIYGGPAYIFRNFVYNSRIPLKLHNWPSGLFIFNNTFISSQKAFWSDPIWQNAKIMNNLFLGIQSYAFASGSPDSRTFLDYNGYYKIPNAKYLIKWSSDNRKSWGRYSNLQEFYNETGNELHGIMVDYNEFANLSRPIENKTYKTAGIKCKLSQNARSVNSGIIVPNITDNFIGSSPDIGCLEFGDTSPHFGCFREK
- a CDS encoding PIN-like domain-containing protein, with amino-acid sequence MKNSFPGYYQPTETELRRLWDNSIVVLESNVLLNLYRYSAETNAEIIQNLEQLSDRLWIPYNEAKQYHEKRIEVIEGQEESYIDLQKFLNEVQDDLKDRLLSDNHSFLADQLIDKVIKIFSDIRTKLGDNKEEYLSLFENDELKATISELLSRKVGARYTDEQLEEIYKKGVGRTKKGMPPGIIPNEKFDAKKYHDLIVWMQIMDKAKATYKPILMLTDKTTTNWWLTFKDKKIGPRPELVEEMRNSANVEFYMYRIDPFMKNSQKYLNFEVKPAAIEEIQKFRLRDEKRINTRDMLAHKLRNQRETVLELSQELEDMANKTELFSLLDVSNAINKYKSANKPEEPTIKKSEVNKISEE